From a single Silene latifolia isolate original U9 population chromosome 6, ASM4854445v1, whole genome shotgun sequence genomic region:
- the LOC141588726 gene encoding uncharacterized protein LOC141588726, giving the protein MRKPELSGRMTKWSVHLSGYDLQFEPRTAIKSQALADFVSDFCPATRGEAEEGILTMMGSQDGEVWTLYIDGASNARGAGVGLVLRSPKGDMIVQAIRCEFKATNNEAEYEALILGMQMASGLKVRNLRVYSDSLLVVNHVNNEYVARDSKMIAYLKIATEQKSKFRTFKITQVPRDQNVEADALATLGATFRPTELSNIPITHVLTPAIQKEPDLDSTVKGVHVQRVQGTRMLVSPVGQQDADWRIPYLNWLRDGTLPEDRKEAQSFRIKASRYIMIDNILFRKSLAGPCLRCLSKEEAETILQDMHSGECGNHAGGRSLSNKILRQGYFWPTMRADAINHAKRCESCQKAAPAIHQPAEPMHPIISPWPFMMWGMDIVGKLPRAPGNRVYMLVMTDYFSKWIEAEAMTEVKEQQVISFIKRNIISRFGIPSEIICDNGSQFISDNTEGFCARWNITLRKSAPRYPQTNGQAESSNKIIVENLRKRLEELGGKWADELPLVLWSDRTTPKMATGQTPFSLVYGAEAVIPSEVLVPTHRYGCQTAEQNQVEMTRSLDTVDELRESAYIRMASYKQSVARTYNKNVRIRTLEVGDLVLRRVFENTKNHKAERVVLKPSGTSCGFLDPGVALEHHETAPGNLYYFGLCNASTKKGFGTNIGYLSDEAHFEGPAPAM; this is encoded by the exons atgaggaagcctgaactttcaGGTAGAATGACTAAGTGGTCAGTGCATCTTAGTGGCTACGACTTGCAATTTGAACCCAGAACGGCGATAAAATCCCAAGCCCTAGCAGATTTCGTCTCTGACTTCTGCCCTGCAACTCGTGGGGAAGCAGAAGAAGGAATACTGACGATGATGGGAAGCCAGGATGGTGAGGTGTGGACCCtgtatattgacggagcctcaaaTGCTAGAGGGGCTGGTGTGGGTTTAGTACTGCGATCTCCTAAAGGGGATATGATAGTGCAAGCCATTAGGTGCGAATTCAAGGCGACCAATAATGAGGCCGAGTATGAAGCTCTTATACTTGGGATGCAGATGGCGTCAGGGCTCAAGGTAAGGAACCTGAGAGTATATAGTGACTCCTTACTTGTGGTGAATCATGTGAACAACGAATATGTGGCACGAGACTCAAAGATGATAGCCTACCTGAAGATAGCCACAGAGCAGAAATCAAAGTTTAGGACATTCAAGATAACTCAGGTGCCacgagatcagaacgtggaggcTGATGCCCTGGCTACGCTGGGGGCAACCTTCCGGCCCACAGAGCTGTCAAACATACCAATTACTCACGTGTTGACCCCAGCCATCCAGAAAGAGCCAGACTTGGATTCCACAGTAAAGGGTGTACACGTGCAGCGCGTACAGGGAACCAGAATGCTGGTTTCCCCAGTGGGACAGCAGGATGCAGATTGGAGGATTCCATACCTAAATTGGCTAAGGGATGGGACACTCCCTGAAGACAGAAAGGAAGCACAAAGTTTCAGAATAAAAGCTTCCAGGTATATCATGATTGATAATATTCTCTTCAGAAAATCATTGGCAGGACCATGCCTCAGGTGCTTAAGCAAGGAGGAAGCAGAAACAATACTGCAAGACATGCACAGTGGAGAATGTGGGAACCACGCTGGAGGACGAAGCCTGTCAAACAAAATCTTAAGGCAGGGGTATTTCTGGCCCACAATGCGCGCAGACGCCATAAACCATGCCAAACGTTGTGAATCATGTCAAAAGGCGGCTCCAGCGATTCACCAGCCAGCAGAACCAATGCATCCAATTATCTCTCCATGGCCATTCAtgatgtggggcatggacatagtgggAAAGCTACCCAGGGCTCCAGGAAACAGAGTATATATGCTAGTAATGACcgactacttctcaaaatggatTGAAGCAGAAGCCATGACAGAGGTAAAAGAGCAACAGGTGATCTCTTTCATCAAGCGCAACATCATAAGCAGATTTGGGATACCATCCGAGATCATATGCGACAACGGGTCCCAGTTCATATCAGATAACACTGAAGGCTTCTGTGCACGATGGAACATAACACTAAGAAAGTCAGCCCCCAGGTATccacaaaccaacggccaagctGAGTCCAGCAATAAAATTATTGTGGAGAACCTCAGGAAGCGGCTGGAAGAATTGGGGGGAAAATGGGCAGATGAACTACCACTGGTACTCTGGTCAGACAGAACAACACCAAAGATGGCAACAGGTCAAACTCCGTTTAGCCTGGTATACGGAGCAGAGGCAGTGATACCTTCAGAAGTCCTGGTACCCACACACAGATACGGCTGTCAAACGGCGGAGCAAAACCAAGTCGAAATGACTAGGAGCCTGGATACAGTTGATGAGCTGCGAGAAAGTGCTTACATACGTATGGCATCATATAAGCAATCCGTAGCAAGGACATATAACAAGAATGTCAGGATCAGGACCCTCGAAGTAGGGGACCTAGTACTAAGAAGGGTATTTGAAAATACCAAGAACCAcaaggcag aAAGAGTCGTTTTAAAACCGAGTGGTACAAgctgtggcttcctggatccaggTGTTGCCCTGGAACACCACGAGACAGCACCAGGTAATTTGTACTACTTTGGACTTTGTAATGCTTCTACGAAGAAAGGCTTTGGTACTAATATCGGTTACTTGTCAGATGAGGCACACTTTGAGGGTCCAGCCCCTGCCATGTGA
- the LOC141587327 gene encoding uncharacterized protein LOC141587327, whose amino-acid sequence MHVTGSKLFTPSLKLIRFCHFGRNPSLKSPNSQLPKLPQTKVGIFWDLDNKPPNTAPPYEIAIKLRKTVSCFGIVRYMVAYANRHAFSYVPPAVKERRNERKVLNHLENKGVIRSVEPYVCRVCGRKFNTNEKLMGHFTIHEREHQKRVNQIESAKGKKRVNLVGRYAMKMEKYRNACKDVVTPKVGYGLADELKRAGFWVRTVSDKPQAADVALRNCMVDLMDRRAIQCLVLVSDDSDFVGVLKEARERCVKTVVVGCNDDDGVLKRSADACFSWRDIIVGKARSEAGSVVGRWRDRDILKRLEWTYDPEVEKGADKLSDSSDFEDAECGDSTGKDDKRLVGKDDKPWWELDSDAEGARLNSSSSLQTHFVDER is encoded by the coding sequence ATGCATGTTACAGGATCAAAATTGTTCACCCCATCTCTAAAATTAATTAGATTTTGTCATTTTGGAAGAAACCCATCTCTGAAATCCCCCAATTCTCAATTACCAAAACTCCCACAAACTAAAGTTGGGATTTTTTGGGATTTGGATAATAAACCCCCAAATACAGCTCCACCTTATGAAATTGCAATTAAATTGAGAAAGACTGTTTCTTGCTTTGGAATTGTTAGATATATGGTTGCGTATGCGAATCGCCACGCTTTTAGTTATGTTCCTCCTGCTGTTAAAGAGCGTAGGAATGAGAGGAAGGTGTTGAATCACTTGGAAAATAAAGGGGTTATAAGGTCTGTTGAACCATATGTGTGTAGGGTTTGTGGTAGGAAGTTTAACACTAATGAGAAACTTATGGGGCATTTTACTATTCATGAGAGGGAACATCAAAAACGGGTTAATCAGATTGAGTCTGCGAAAGGGAAGAAAAGGGTTAATTTGGTAGGGAGGTATGCAATGAAGATGGAGAAATATAGGAATGCTTGTAAGGATGTTGTGACTCCTAAGGTTGGGTATGGTTTAGCTGATGAGTTGAAACGAGCCGGGTTTTGGGTTAGGACTGTGTCTGATAAGCCACAGGCTGCGGATGTTGCATTGAGGAATTGTATGGTGGATTTGATGGATCGTAGGGCCATACAGTGCTTGGTGCTTGTGTCTGATGATTCGGACTTTGTGGGGGTTTTGAAGGAGGCTAGGGAGAGATGTGTGAAGACTGTGGTTGTGGGAtgtaatgatgatgatggtgtGCTTAAGAGAAGTGCTGATGCTTGTTTTTCATGGAGGGATATAATTGTCGGGAAGGCTAGAAGTGAGGCGGGttctgtcgtgggacggtggagAGACCGGGATATTTTGAAGAGACTTGAGTGGACTTATGATCCGGAAGTCGAAAAGGGCGCTGATAAGTTAAGTGATTCTAGTGATTTTGAGGACGCGGAATGCGGAGACTCCACTGGAAAAGATGATAAGCGTTTGGTTGGAAAAGATGATAAGCCGTGGTGGGAGTTGGACTCGGATGCTGAAGGTGCACGTTTGAATTCATCGTCTTCACTGCAGACACATTTTGTTGATGAAAGGTAG
- the LOC141587328 gene encoding uncharacterized protein LOC141587328: protein MLKTTAALRQLMKVKLSGRQLMKSGDSVRVREKMSEDEINVRRRQNIASKIWAEYDVLDCYDDSFLKLDRWNSKNFEEMKSLYKDLKKYNRENGIAPTPGKYPKRRPLHMFGNPKPDSWMPRTDDIGVIESAQLAVNEYNKQQHGSSLEFVSVLSIEIRSNEGDCNFLIQTRDPAAAGVSINLHAHCYWPYRDVYQVSLHRPVSFINLVHKDERNKAGDGDVEVLLYANLHNCPVIRRRLGLKRENLHYGNSRGLFLNLSLDDDSLIRVAQFAVNQRSNIHLLRVTGAWREQMALRGWQKDMTDRRYLYHVIFEALEHGLQRRFYSAISVDAEAAAPKLLDLVPLHSPRPTTKIIV from the exons ATGTTGAAGACGACTGCTGCTCTTCGACAGCTGATGAAGGTGAAGTTATCGGGTAGACAGCTGATGAAAAGTGGCGACAGTGTTAGAGTTAGGGAGAAGATGTCAGAAGATGAAATAAATGTTCGTCGTCGCCAGAACATTGCAAGTAAGATCTGGGCCGAGTATGACGTGTTAGACTGCTATGACGACAGTTTCCTCAAGCTGGATCGTTGGAATAGTAAAAATTTCGAAGAAATGAAAAGCCTTTACAAGGACCTGAAGAAATACAACAGGGAAAACGGCATCGCCCCAACACCCGGAAAATACCCTAAGCGTCGTCCGCTCCACATGTTTGGTAATCCAAAACCTGATTCGTGGATGCCCCGTACGGATGATATTGGGGTTATTGAGTCGGCTCAGCTTGCGGTCAACGAATACAATAAGCAGCAGCACGGTTCCAGCCTCGAGTTTGTGAGTGTGCTTTCCATTGAAATTCGTTCTAATGAAGGTGATTGCAATTTCTTAATTCAAACTCGTGATCCTGCTGCTGCTGGGGTTTCTATCAACCTCCATGCCCATTGTTATTGGCCCTACCGTGACGTCTACCAAGTCTCCCTTCATCGCCCAG TTTCGTTCATCAACTTGGTTCACAAAGATGAGAGAAACAAGGCAGGTGACGGTGATGTAGAAGTACTTCTTTATGCAAACCTGCATAATTGTCCTGTTATCCGTCGACGTTTGGGCCTGAAAAGAGAAAACTTACATTATGGAAACTCTCGTGGACTTTTTCTCAATTTATCCCTGGACGATGACTCTCTTATACGCGTTGCTCAGTTTGCTGTCAACCAG AGATCAAATATTCATTTGTTGAGGGTAACGGGAGCATGGCGAGAACAGATGGCACTTAGAGGATGGCAAAAAGACATGACAGATCGTAGATATTTGTATCATGTTATCTTTGAAGCTTTAGAACATGGTCTTCAGAGAAGGTTCTATTCAGCTATATCTGTCGATGCAGAAGCCGCAGCTCCAAAATTGTTGGATTTGGTGCCTCTTCATTCTCCTAGACCCACAACAAAAATTATAGTATAA